The Streptomyces sp. NBC_00510 genomic interval CGCCGGGCAGCCGTATGTCGAGCAGCACCAGGTACGGCTTCAGCAGTTGCGTACGTGCGACGGCCTCGGTCGCGTCGGCGGCCTCACCGACGACCTCGAAGTCCTCGGCCTCCAGGAGACCGCGCACGGCGGCGCGGAAACCCGCGTGATCGTCGACGACCAGCACGGTGGGGAACATCGCCCGATGGTCGCACGCGGCTGTGGCATCCGCATGGGTGCCAGCACCAATTCTCAGGGGTGTACGCGGTACTCGGTGATCAGGTAGTCGGCCTCGTCGTCCACGGAGTTCGTCTCCCAGTCGAGGTGGATCTCGGTGGGGTGTCCGTCGGGCGCGAACACCGCGTCCGCGACATCGGCCTTGTCCGCCCGGGCCTGCCGGAGTTCGGTGAGGAGGTCTCGCAGGGTCCGCACGTTCTGCGGCTCACCGGCGACGGTCCGCCGGGCCGGCTCGTCGAGACCGACCGCCTCGGCCACCTTCCCGTCCGCCACGGTGATCCGGTACTTGCCCAGGCCACCGCGCTCGCCGCCTTCGGAGAGCAGAGTGAAGGAGTACCGCGCCGGCTCGGCCCATCGGGGCACCGGGGCCGCTTCGGTTTCGGAGCCGCAGGCGGTCGCGGGGAGCGCGAGCGCTGATACCGCGATGAGCAGGAGTGCGTGAGGTCTTGGCATCGGCGTGCCCTTCCGTGGTCGGCTGTCGCTCCGACGCGACGGGCGGCGATCCGGTTCCGCGCCGAGGTGCGGCGCGGTACGGGTGTCGGCGCTGTGCCGGCTCAGTCCTCCATCAGAGCCTTTCCGTAGTTGGCCATGGAGCGGTTGTACCGCGGCAGATGCTCGGCCAGGGCGATCAGGACGAGGGACAGCCCTTCGCGCTCGCGGCCGAGGGAGGCGAGGCACAACGCGGTGACGGCATCGAGAGCGTCGTCGAGGTGGTCCGAGCCGCGGGCGCGCTCGGCCTGCAGCATCGCCAGGCCCGCGGCCGCGTCGCCCGTGTTGCGGAGGGAGCTGGACATCTGGATCACGGCGCGGCGGCGGTTCTCGCCGGTCAGACCGCCGCGTTCGAGCGCCTCGCGGTAGAGCGGGACGGCCGCACCGGAGTGGCCCCAGGAGTCGCGGGCGCAGGCCCTGTGGAACAGGCCGTCGGCATCTCCTTCGGGCAGTTCGGCCGCGAGAGCGTCGATCTGCGCGAGGAACGCGGCCTCCTCGTGGTCGTCGATGACGGCGAACAGCGCGGCCGCGCGGCGGTTGACCTCGGCGTGCCGGCCGCCCGGCTCGGCTTGGTCGGTGACGTCGTGCATGCCGTACTCCTCTGATTCCTCAGGTGGGTTCGACCGGACCCGGCCGAGGTGATCAATCCTGGCCAGGCGGTTAGGATCACCACCAGTGATTCGGTACCGGCCGAATCACCGTCCCCGGCGTACGACGCTCGGGACACGGAACCCACGGGGGGGTGGGCGTGGCCATCAGTCTCGGCTTCGGGCCGTCCGACCTGGCCCGCTGCCGGTTCGCCTACTCACCGGTCTTCGAGACCCTCGCCGCAGTGCGTGTCGCGACCGGACCGCAGGGCCCCGGGCCCGGGCCGCATCACCGTCGGTGGCTGAAGGAGGCCCTGCCCCGTCTGCACGCCGTCGACCTGCGGCCGCTCACTCTGCTGCAGCCACGTCGCGGCTACACCCCGGACTTCCTCTCCCTGCCCCCGCTCGCCTCCTCCCCGGACTTCGACGGCGAGCTCACCCGGATGGCAGCCACGCCCGCTTCCGTCGTGCGCCGCGAGATCGAGATGTCACTGCTCGACACCCCGGGTGCCCGGGCCGGCGAACTCGGACGGCTGCTGCTCGGCGACCCGGCCGACGTGCTCGGCCTCCTGACACAGCTGGTGCGCGCGGCATGGCAGGCGCTCGTCGAGCCGGTGTGGCCGCAGGTGCGGGCTGCGCTGGAGGCCGACATCGCCTACCGCTCGCGGCGACTGGCCGAAGGCGGTCTGGACGGCCTGTTCGCCGATCTCGACCGGACATTGCACTGGACCGGCGACACCCTCGTACGCGACCCCGGCGGCAACGAACACGTCGCGCTCGGCGGGCGTGGCGTGCTGCTCATGCCCAGCGTGTTCAAGTGGGACGAGGCGATCGTGATCACGCAGCCGCCCTGGCAGCCGACGGTCGCCTACCGAGCCCGGGGCCTGGGCAACCTCTGGCAGCCGACGCGTGAACTCCCCCCGAGCACCGCTCTGGCACGACTCATCGGGGGCACCCGCGCCACCTTGCTGACCGCACTCGACGAGCCGGCGTCGACGACACGGCTGGCGCAACGACACCAACTGGCGCCCGCCACGGTCTCCGAACACCTGAAGGTGCTGCGGGACAGCGGGCTGGTCGTCGGGGCGCGACACCGTCACGAGATCCGTTACCGGCGTACACGACTGGGGTCGGCGCTCGTCCACGGCGACGAATAGCCGATCAGCGCCGTTCGTCGTCACGCGCTCAACCCCTAGTAGTGCTTGGTCAGGTCGGCTGAGTTGTTGCGTGTCTTGTTGGGCTGGTCTGGCGTTGGGAAGGTGTGACTCCGGACGAAGTTGCTGTGGTGCGTGGTGGGTTGGAGGCGTTTGCGGCGGAGGTGTTCGAGCCGTTCGCGCGCAAGGATCAGCGCCGGTGGGGGCAGGTGTATCTGCGTGGTCTGATGACTGACGTGCGACGCAAGTCGGTCGAGCCGATGGCCGCCGGGCTGGGAGAGGACGGCAACCGGCAGGCGCTGGCCCACTTCATCACCACCAGCCCTTGGGATCCGGCTCATATCCGGGCTCGTCTGGCGTGGAAGATGGAATCGGTGATCCGGCCCACTGTGCTGGTCTTTGACGACACTGGTTTCCTGAAGGACGGAAACGCCTCGGCGTGTGTGTCGCGGCAGTACACCGGTACCGCCGGGAAGGTCACCAACTGCCAGGTGGGCGTCTCGCTCCATCTGGCCCGTGACCATGCCTCGGCGGCCGTGAACTGGCGGCTGTTCCTGCCCCCGTCCTGGGATCCGTCCTCGCCGAAGGCGGACCCGGACAAGGTCGCACGCCGCGCGGCCTGCGGCATCCCCGAGGACGTCGGCCATGTCGAGAAGTGGCAGCTGGCGCTGGACATGGCCGATGAGACCCGCTCGTGGGGGATCGATGTGCCGCTGGCGATCGCGGACGCCGGATACGGCGATGCCGCGGCTTTTCGGCTTGGCCTGAACGCGCGGGGCATGCACTACGTGGTGGGAATCTCCAGCACGCTGTCGGCCCAGCCGGGCGATGCGGCACCGGTCACCGAGGCGTACTGCGGGACCGGTCGGCCACCGGGGCTGAAATACCCCAAGCCTGCCCGTTCGGTGAAGGAACTGGTCATCGAGGCAGGCCGGACGGCGGCACGGCCGGTGCAGTGGCGTGAGGGATCGCGGCCCGGCACCGGCCGTTCAGGCGTCAAGCGGATCTACTCAAGGTTCGTTGTCTTGCGGATCCGGCCCGCCGGACGTGAGATCCGGCAGGCCACCGAGGGTGTCGAGCTGCCGGCGTGCTGGCTGCTGGCCGAGTGGCCCGCGGGTGAAAAGGAACCGGTCCAGTTCTGGCTGTCCGACCTGCCCGAGGACACCGCGTTGACCACCCTGGTCCGTCTCGCCAAGCTCCGCTGGCGCATCGAGCACGACTACCGGGAGATGAAGCAGGCCCTGGGCCTGGCGCACTTCGAGGGCCGGACCTGGAACGGCTGGCACCACCACGTCACCCTCGTCTCCGTCGCCCATGCGTTCTGCACCCTGCAGCGACTGGGGCGGGCCCCAAAAGACGCGGCGTCGGCCTAAGCCTCTACCAGGTCGTCCGTGACCTGCAGATCCTCCTCGCTACCTGGACCGGCGCCTGCCCCACTTGCCACCGCGACATACCCACCTCAATACCGACCTGACCAAGCACTACTAGCGCCGTCACCGATATGCTCGCGGGCGTGACGCATCAGGGATCGCCGGGTACGGGCGAGGGCCCGCCCACAACGGCTCGGCTGCGGGCCGTGCTGGCCCGCGCCGCTCGCGTCGAGATCGTCGAGGGACCGCCCGACCAGACCGGCTCCGCCGACCTTCCGCGACTCGTGGTGACCGGTGGCGAGATCGCCGACCTCGCCCAGGTGCTGTCCATCGTCGACGGTGGGACTGGCGACCGGTGTCTGTGCATCGGCTGGCCGACGATCCTGATTCACGACCCAAGCGGCAGACTGATCGCGCGCTGGTCCCTTCACCACCAGACCGGTCTCCGAGGGCTCGGTGATTGCGACGCCGACCTGCAGGACGGACCGGCACTCACCGCATGGCTGGCGGAGCGAGGCCTGACCGGATCACAAAGGGTCCAGGCCGAACTGGCCGTCCAGGAGAACAAGGCCGAGCAGCGCCGGATTCGGTGGATACACGCCGCGCCGGCAGGGCTGTCCCATGCCGCCGCGGACGTGGCCGAGGCACCGGGTGACGACCTTCTGGCCTGGTCAGGCCGACTGCGGGAGGCCGAGAAACGGCTCGTCACGCATACCCGCCGTCACTATCCCGACGCGATCGAACGGATTCGCGTCCTACTGGCCTGGGCGGGGATTCGGTCCAGGGAGTCCTCCGGCGGCTCCATGTGGTACGACATGGCGGTGCTACGCCAACTGCTGGCCGAGGATGCCGACATCCTGCTCGCCGCACTCACCGTGCGCCCTCCGGACCCGGCTCAGCTCGACGGTGCCGCCGAACTGTTCGGCTCACTTGAGTGGACGAACGCACACGGCCGGAAGCTTCCCGAGCCGCTGAAGTCGGTGTTGATCGGACACATCGAAGCCATCGGTACCGACGCGATGAGATTCCGGATGGACCACGGCACCTACGGTGCCCAACGGTCCGTTTGACGGCTTCCCGCGGTGACTTGCCGCGGCGTGGTCCGGAGTGAGCGGAGGATCAGCAGGCTCCGCGATGAATTGCGGGGCTTGCCGGACACAGAGGCCGATCGGGCCGGGTGAGAAACGGCTGGAAGCAGCGTGCCGAAATAGAAGCAGCGTGCCATCGCCCCCTATCTCCGGCCTGCGTGCCGCAATCGGGTACGAAAGAAAAGTGCAGTACTTCGTGAAGGTATCCTGCGCTCTCGCAGGGAACTCCCATATGGCCATTGACCTGCACATATGCAGTTCGCGGGCGCCAGGCGGGCGGAGCGTCGGAAGCGGCGTCTTCTCCATGGCGCAGGATTCCAGCGTTGACCGCCATTTGGCCCAGGCCTAATGTTCCGGCATGCCTGATCGCCTCCACCCCGCAATCGTTGATGATATGGACCGCCGCATCATCGCGGCGCTCCAGCTCAACGGCCGTGCCCCGTGGAGTGCGATCGCCCATTGGGCGGGCGCCAGCGAGACCACCGTGCAGCGCCGGTACCAGAGCCTGCGTGAGCGGGGGCTCGTCCGCGTCGTGGCGACGCTGGAACTCGACCGCACCATGTCCGGCTCGTCCATGCTCGTCCGTGTCCAGGCACGTCCGGGGAAGGGTCTGGAACTGGCGCGGTTGCTGGCCGAGTGCCCGGAGGTGCGTTTCCTGGCGGTGGTCACCGGCGCGGCGGACCTCATCGTGGATTTCGTCGCCCAGGACAACGACCAGTTGATGCGCCTGCTGTACACCGATCTGCCGGGCGCCCACCTGATCACGGGTACGGAGTGCGTCGCCGCCATCCGCAGCTTCACCTCTCCGGCCCACTGGGACACGGGCCTGCTGCCCCCGCAGGCCCGCGACGCGCTGCGTCCCGTAGCGCTGGCGGCGCCCTTCGAACGCACCGGGTGGGACGAGGCGCCACAAGCGCTCTCCGATCTGGAGCGGGAGGTCGCCGGGACCCTGTCCTTCGACGGGCGGCTGCAGATGAGCACGCTCGCACGGCAGTTGGGGCGCAGCGAGTCCAGTGTGTCCCGGGCCCTGGAACGGCTGGTCAACCGGGGGGTGCTGTACTTCCGCACCCTGGTCGACCCGGCGCTGCTGGGCTTCGAGGCCGAGTTCATGGTCTGGTTGTCGGTCGAGCCGGACCGGCTCGACGCGGCCGGACGGCAGCTCGCCCGCCATGCCGGGACGAAGTTCCTGTCCGCCGCCACCGGCAGGTTCAACCTGGTCGGGCACGTCGTCCTGCCGCACCGCACCGACGTGTTCCGCTACACGGCCGAGGTCGCAGGCGCCCTGCCCGGGCTGGTCGCCTCCGAGATCACCCTGCATCTGGCCACCCTCAAGCACGCCTGGACCAAGATGACGATCCCGGCCTGACCTGCTCGGGTCCGGGCTCCCGGCGGTCCGACCGCCGCTTCCCCCGCCAGGGCACGCCGCTGCGGCGTCGCTCCTCGCGGATCTCTTCCTCCTGTCGTTCCCGACGAAGTGGAGACCTCCATGCCCGAAACGGACAGCACCCCGCCCTCGGCGAGTTGGCGGTGGCCCGAAAGCGAATGGCGCCGGCACGTCGACGCGGTGCGTGCCGGACGGCGCCTCACCCCCGCCCAGTGGCCCGGCGGGGCGCGCGTCGCCGTTGCCGTGTCCTTCGATCCCGACCACGAGACGATCCCGCTGCGTGACGGTGAGACGAGCCCCGGCCGGCTCGCCCAGGGCGAGTACGGCGCTCGCGTGGGCGCGCCCCGCATCCTGGCGCTGCTGGAGAAGTACGGCGTGCCGGCGACGTTCTTCATGCCGGCCGTGTCCGCCCTGCTCCACCCGGAGGAGGCCGGTTCCTACACCCGGACCGGCCATGAGCTGGCCGTGCACGGCTGGATCCACGAACGCAACACACTTCTGTCGGCAGCCGACGAGCGCGCCCTGGTCGAGAGGTCCGTGGACACGCTGACCCGGCTGACGGGTCAGCGGCCGGTCGGTGTCCGCACCCCCTCCTGGGACTTCTCCCCGAGCACGCTGGAGACCCTTCTCGGCCTGGGGTTCACCTACGACTCCTCGTTGATGGCCGACGACGAGCCGTACGAGATCCTCGCAGCCGGGCAGCCCACGGGGCTGGTGGAGATCCCCGTCGACTGGATCCGCGACGACGCCCCCTATTTCACGATGGACCGCTACGGCTCCGTCCGGCCGTACACCCGTCCCCGCGACGTCCTGGAGATCTGGACGGACGAGTTCGACGCCGCCTACCGGGACGGCGGGGTCTTCCAGCTCACCCTGCACCCCCACGTGATCGGCCACCGTTCGCGCCTGGTCGTCCTGCGTGAACTGCTCGACCACATCGCAGCCCACCCCGGCGTCTGGTACGCCACCCACGCACAGCTGGCGGAAGCGGTGCGCCACGACATCCCGTCTCGCGGAACGGAGAGCAGAGCATGACCGCACAGCAGGACCGGACCGCCCCCACGGGCACCGAGCCCGCGGCCCGCCTGAACGCGCGTCAGGTGAAGGCCATCGCCGCGGGCGCCGTCGGCAACACCATCGAGTGGGTCGACTGGGCCCTCTACGCGATCTTCGCGAAGATCATCTCCACCGAGTTCTTCCCCTCCGGCGCCGACGACGTCGCCTTGCTGTCCACGCTGGCGATCTTCGCCGTCGGCTTCGTCATGCGCCCGGTCGGCGCCGCGGCACTCGGCGTCTACGCGGACCGCAACGGCCGCAAGAAGGGCCTGACGCTGACCGTGGGACTGATGGCGGGCGCGTCGTTCGTCATCGCCCTGACCCCGTCGTACGACAGCATCGGCGTCGCCGCCCCCCTCGTGCTCCTGCTGGCCCGGCTGGTCCAGGGGTTCTCCGCCGGAGGCGAGTTCGGGTCCTCCTCGGCGTTCCTGGTCGAATCCGGGGTCCGGGGCGGACGCGCGTTCGCCGGTTCCTGGCAGCAGGTGTCCGTCGGCGGTGGCGCACTGATCGCCTCGCTGCTCGGCACCGTGACGACGTCCACGCTCGACGACGCGGCCCTGCACTCCTGGGGCTGGCGGGTGGCCTTCGCCGTCGGCGGCCTGCTGGGACTGGCCGGCCTGTGGCTGAGGATCTCGGTCGAGGACACCGACTCCTTCCAGCGGGCCCACAGTGCGGGCCTCACCCGCTCGAACCCCCTGCGCATCATGGTCACCGAGCATCCCCGCGCGGCCCTGCGCGTCGCCGGCATCACCATCGCCGGCACCCTGACCTATTACATCTGGGTCAACTACCTCCCCACGTACGCCAACCTGACCACCGGCATACCCCTGAGCAAGGCACTGCTCTCGCAGAGCCTGTGCCTGGCCGTCTTCATCACCTTGCTGCCCCTGGTCGGCCGGCTGTCCGACCGCGTCGGCCGCAAGCCCACGCTGGCCGGATTCGCCGCCGGGTTCATCCTGCTGAGCTGGCCCCTGCTCCACTTCCTCGACGCCAGCTTCACCCGGCTGTTCCTGGTGCAGCTGACCGGCATGCTGCTGATCCTCGGCTACTCCGCCAACTGCGCCGTCATCATGGCCGAGCAGTTCCCTCCCGAGATCCGCGCCACCGGCATCGCCCTCCCGTACGCCCTGGCGGTGGCCCTCTTCGGCGGCACCGCTCCCTATGTGACCACCTGGATGCACGACCACCACTACGGCGGCTGGTTGTGGCTCTACGTCTCCGCCGCCTCGCTCGTCTCCCTCGTCGTCTACCTCACCATGCCCGAGACCAAGGACAAGGAGTTCGCCTGATGCCCCACGCCGTCATCACCGGCGCCACCGGCGGGATAGGGCAGGCGGTCGCCCGGCGGTTCGCGCAAGGAGGCTTCCGCCTGACGCTCGCTGACCTCCCGGGCGACGCCCTGGAGGACACCGCCGCAGGGCTGGGGGCCCATCCCGTTCCCGGGGACCTCACGCGGCCCGACACCGCCGGCGCCCTGATCGAAGGGGCCCGGGCGACCGGAGGTCCGATCGACGTCCTGGTCAACGCCGCCGGCGTCTACCCCTCCCTGGACATGGCCGACGTCACCGCGCGGACCTGGGACCGCTTGTTCGACCTGAACCTGCGAGCGCCGGTGCTGGCCACCGCCGCGTACGCGAGGCAGGCACGGCAGGACGGGGCCGGGGGCTGCGTCGTCAACATCTCTTCCGGATCGGCGCTGCGTTCCCGCCTCGGCGGCGGCCCCTACGCGACGTCGAAGGCCGCGCTGGAGATGGCCACACGCGCCGCCGCCCTGGAACTCGGTGCCGAGGGCATCCGCGTCAACGCCGTCAGCCCGGGATTCGTCCCGGTCGGCAGCAGCGTCAATCCCGTCTCCGCGGAGTA includes:
- a CDS encoding DUF6174 domain-containing protein; the encoded protein is MPRPHALLLIAVSALALPATACGSETEAAPVPRWAEPARYSFTLLSEGGERGGLGKYRITVADGKVAEAVGLDEPARRTVAGEPQNVRTLRDLLTELRQARADKADVADAVFAPDGHPTEIHLDWETNSVDDEADYLITEYRVHP
- a CDS encoding tetratricopeptide repeat protein → MHDVTDQAEPGGRHAEVNRRAAALFAVIDDHEEAAFLAQIDALAAELPEGDADGLFHRACARDSWGHSGAAVPLYREALERGGLTGENRRRAVIQMSSSLRNTGDAAAGLAMLQAERARGSDHLDDALDAVTALCLASLGREREGLSLVLIALAEHLPRYNRSMANYGKALMED
- a CDS encoding winged helix-turn-helix domain-containing protein, which translates into the protein MAISLGFGPSDLARCRFAYSPVFETLAAVRVATGPQGPGPGPHHRRWLKEALPRLHAVDLRPLTLLQPRRGYTPDFLSLPPLASSPDFDGELTRMAATPASVVRREIEMSLLDTPGARAGELGRLLLGDPADVLGLLTQLVRAAWQALVEPVWPQVRAALEADIAYRSRRLAEGGLDGLFADLDRTLHWTGDTLVRDPGGNEHVALGGRGVLLMPSVFKWDEAIVITQPPWQPTVAYRARGLGNLWQPTRELPPSTALARLIGGTRATLLTALDEPASTTRLAQRHQLAPATVSEHLKVLRDSGLVVGARHRHEIRYRRTRLGSALVHGDE
- a CDS encoding IS701 family transposase — encoded protein: MTPDEVAVVRGGLEAFAAEVFEPFARKDQRRWGQVYLRGLMTDVRRKSVEPMAAGLGEDGNRQALAHFITTSPWDPAHIRARLAWKMESVIRPTVLVFDDTGFLKDGNASACVSRQYTGTAGKVTNCQVGVSLHLARDHASAAVNWRLFLPPSWDPSSPKADPDKVARRAACGIPEDVGHVEKWQLALDMADETRSWGIDVPLAIADAGYGDAAAFRLGLNARGMHYVVGISSTLSAQPGDAAPVTEAYCGTGRPPGLKYPKPARSVKELVIEAGRTAARPVQWREGSRPGTGRSGVKRIYSRFVVLRIRPAGREIRQATEGVELPACWLLAEWPAGEKEPVQFWLSDLPEDTALTTLVRLAKLRWRIEHDYREMKQALGLAHFEGRTWNGWHHHVTLVSVAHAFCTLQRLGRAPKDAASA
- a CDS encoding Lrp/AsnC family transcriptional regulator produces the protein MVDDMDRRIIAALQLNGRAPWSAIAHWAGASETTVQRRYQSLRERGLVRVVATLELDRTMSGSSMLVRVQARPGKGLELARLLAECPEVRFLAVVTGAADLIVDFVAQDNDQLMRLLYTDLPGAHLITGTECVAAIRSFTSPAHWDTGLLPPQARDALRPVALAAPFERTGWDEAPQALSDLEREVAGTLSFDGRLQMSTLARQLGRSESSVSRALERLVNRGVLYFRTLVDPALLGFEAEFMVWLSVEPDRLDAAGRQLARHAGTKFLSAATGRFNLVGHVVLPHRTDVFRYTAEVAGALPGLVASEITLHLATLKHAWTKMTIPA
- a CDS encoding polysaccharide deacetylase, translating into MPETDSTPPSASWRWPESEWRRHVDAVRAGRRLTPAQWPGGARVAVAVSFDPDHETIPLRDGETSPGRLAQGEYGARVGAPRILALLEKYGVPATFFMPAVSALLHPEEAGSYTRTGHELAVHGWIHERNTLLSAADERALVERSVDTLTRLTGQRPVGVRTPSWDFSPSTLETLLGLGFTYDSSLMADDEPYEILAAGQPTGLVEIPVDWIRDDAPYFTMDRYGSVRPYTRPRDVLEIWTDEFDAAYRDGGVFQLTLHPHVIGHRSRLVVLRELLDHIAAHPGVWYATHAQLAEAVRHDIPSRGTESRA
- a CDS encoding MFS transporter — encoded protein: MTAQQDRTAPTGTEPAARLNARQVKAIAAGAVGNTIEWVDWALYAIFAKIISTEFFPSGADDVALLSTLAIFAVGFVMRPVGAAALGVYADRNGRKKGLTLTVGLMAGASFVIALTPSYDSIGVAAPLVLLLARLVQGFSAGGEFGSSSAFLVESGVRGGRAFAGSWQQVSVGGGALIASLLGTVTTSTLDDAALHSWGWRVAFAVGGLLGLAGLWLRISVEDTDSFQRAHSAGLTRSNPLRIMVTEHPRAALRVAGITIAGTLTYYIWVNYLPTYANLTTGIPLSKALLSQSLCLAVFITLLPLVGRLSDRVGRKPTLAGFAAGFILLSWPLLHFLDASFTRLFLVQLTGMLLILGYSANCAVIMAEQFPPEIRATGIALPYALAVALFGGTAPYVTTWMHDHHYGGWLWLYVSAASLVSLVVYLTMPETKDKEFA
- a CDS encoding SDR family oxidoreductase, translating into MPHAVITGATGGIGQAVARRFAQGGFRLTLADLPGDALEDTAAGLGAHPVPGDLTRPDTAGALIEGARATGGPIDVLVNAAGVYPSLDMADVTARTWDRLFDLNLRAPVLATAAYARQARQDGAGGCVVNISSGSALRSRLGGGPYATSKAALEMATRAAALELGAEGIRVNAVSPGFVPVGSSVNPVSAEYAAAISVNPLGRAGTPSDIAEAVYWLSTPEASWITGEVLRVDGGSSAGTLHLPRIQEGRTA